CCGGTCCGGCGTTGCCGGTGCCGAATCCGTTGCCGCCGGCGCCGCCGTCGCCGCCGTCACCGCCGTTACCGGTAACCGCGGTACCGCCCTGGCCGCCGATGCTGCCGCCGGTGCCGTTGGTGTTGCCCGCGGTGCCGCTGCCGCCGTTACCGCCGTTGCCGCCGTTACCGCCGTTGCCGGTCGTGGTGTTTCCGCCGGCGCCGCCTGCAGCGCTGTTACCGGCGACACCGCCAGCGCTGTTGCCGCCGGATCCGCCGTTACCACCGCCGCCGCCGTTGCCGGTAATAGCGCCACCACCGCCGCCGCCGGCCTGGCCGTTACCACCGGCAGCCTGGTTGAGGCCCCCGCCGCCGGACCCACCGTTACCGCCGTTGCCGCCGTTGCCGGTGCCGACGGTGCTCCCGCCGGCCCCGGCGCCGCCGCCGTCACCACCGCTGCCGCCGACGCCGGTGCCCAACCCGCCGTTTCCGCCGTTACCGCCGTTACCGGCGTCGCCGTGGATACCGGGCCAGGTGATGTTGCCGCCGGTGCCGCCGGTGCCACCGGCGCCACCGGTACCCACGCCGCCGTTGTTGAAGCCGTCGCCGGTGCCGCCGTTGCCGGCATTACCGCCGTTGCCGGCGTTACCGGGGCTGAACCCGTCGTTGCCGCCGCCGTCGCCGCCATCGCCGCCCTGGCCGCCGGCGACGCCACCAAGGCCGCCGTCGGCGCCGTCGCCGCCGTTACCGGCGTTACCGTGCCCGACAACGGTGATCTCGCCACCGTCACCGCCGCTGCCGCCGTTACCGCCGGTGGCCCCGCCGTTGTCGCTGCCGCCCAGGCCGCCGTCGCCGCCGTCGCCGGCGTTACCGAAGTTGGCGGAGTTGCCGCCCTTACCGCCGTCGCCGCCATTGCCGCCGTTAGCGCCCACCGTCGGTAGGCCTAAGGCGTCACCGCCGTCACCGCCGTTACCGGCGTTGCCGATCGTGGTGTTACCACCGTCCCCGCCGTCACCGGCGTTCGCGCCGTTGAAGCCGGTCCCGCCGTTGGCGCCGTCACCGCCGTTACCGTTTTGGCCCAGGGTCCCCCCGGCACCGCCGTCACCGCCGTCACCACCGTCACCGGCATCGTTACCGGTCCCGGAGTTGTTGGCACCCACCGCGCCGTTACCGCCGTTACCGGCGACATGAGAGACCCCGCCGGCGCTGCCATCGCTGCCGCCGTGCTGACCGTGGGTACCGGCCGCACCGCCGATCGTGCCGGCGTCCCCGCCGTTACCGCCACTGCCACCGTCACCACCGGGCGTGTTGTTGGTCGCGCCGTCCCCACCGTTGCCGCCCGCACCGGCATTCCCGCCGTTGCCGCCGTTGCCGCCGATCCCGAGCCCCCCGGTGAGGTTGGTGACGGGAACGCCACCGCCGTCACCACCGTGTCCACCGCCACCGCCGATCCCGCCGTCGCCGCCGTTGCCGCCGTCATCACCGGTACCGGGCTCACCGTTGGCGCCGGTCCCACCGGTGCCACCGGTACCGCCGTCACCGCCGTTACCACCGTGGCCACCGGAACCGGCCAAGGTGCCGGCCACACCACCCTGACCGCCGTCACCGCCCTTACCGCCGGTACCGCCGACCATGCCGTTGCCGTTGGAGAAGACCCCACCGGTCACACCCTGGAAGCCGTCACCGCCCTCGCCGCCGGTACCGCCGTTGCCGTAGGTCCCACCGGTGCCGCCGTCACCGCCATGGCCGCCATCGAGATGCGCAGCGTTACCGGCGGCACCCGCACCACCGGCACCACCGTGTGCCAGGCCCGGTGTCGGCACGCCGCCGTCGGCGCCGTCGTTACCGGCGCTGCCGCCGATGCCGCCGGTTCCGGCCGCACCACCTTCACCGCCGTTACCGGCAACGGTTCCCGGCGTGCCGGCGTTACCACCCGCACCGCCCGACCCGTCGCCGTACTCCCCGTTGACACCCCAGATGCCGGCCGCGCCGTCGCCGCCGTTGCCGGCCGCGCCGGCATTACCGCCGGCACCGCCGTCACCGCCATCGCCGTTGAGGCCGTCGCTGTACCCGGCGGCCTGAGCCTGACCACCGTTACCGCCGGTACCACCGGCACCACCATCCGCGCCAGCACCGCCGGCACCACCGTTACCGCCCGCACCGTTGTTCACTCCGGCCACGCCCTGGGTGCCGGTGTTGCCCTGCGCGCCGTCACCGCCGGCACCGCCTTGACCGCCCGCACCGGCGTTGCCGCCGTTTCCGGCTAGCGCGCCGCCCAGACCGCCGTCGCCGCCAGCACCACCGGCACCACCGATCTGCCCTGCTGCACCAGCGGCGCCGTCGCCACCGGCACCACCGCTACCGCCGTTACCCTTCGAGCCGCCGTCACCGCCGTTACCGCCGGCCCCGCCAGCGGCGCCCGGAGTGGTCGGGCTGAAGCCGTTCTGACCATCGCCGCCATTACCGCCGCCGGTTCCGTCCGCGCCGGCCGTCCCGGCCTTGCCACCGCCACCGGCGCCGGCCGCCCCACCGGCCCCGCCTTTACCGACGTCACCGCCGTCACCGCCGTTACCGCCGTTGAGGTGGGTGGCGTTGGAGAGCGCGCCGTCGCCGCCGTTGCCGGCCGAGCCACCCGAGCCGCCCGCACCGCCGTTGCCGGCGTGGGCTCCGAGGAAGTTCAGCCACCCGGTGGCGGCGCCGCCGGCGCCACCGGCACCACCGTTGCCGCCGTCGCTGCCGTCTTGGCCGGCGCCATCGACACCGCCGCTGCCGGCGACACCCCACACGCCGTTGTCACCGTCGCTGCCGGCTAGACCGGCGCCGCCGCTGCCGCCGTCGCCACCGCTGCCGAAGATCGAACCGCCGGCGCCACCGTCACCACCGTCCGCGCCAGCACCACCGTCACCACCGTCACCGCCGTCGCCCCAGAAGTTGGCGTCGCCGCCGTTTCCGCCGGCCACACCGGCCATCGTGCTGTCCCAGCCGTTACCACCATTGCCGAACAGCCAGCCACCGTCCTGGCCATCCGGGTCCGCGGCCGTCCCCGCCTCACCGTTGCAGATGAACCCGCAACTGTCCGCCGACGCCCATGCCGCGCCCAGTGGGTTGATCACGTTGGTGTCGACCCAGTCGCCGAACTGGGTGCCGATCCAGTTGGTGCTCACCCAGGAGTTGACGTCGCTCAT
This is a stretch of genomic DNA from Mycolicibacter terrae. It encodes these proteins:
- a CDS encoding PGRS repeat-containing protein, with the translated sequence MSDRNRTGKRNATSKGKARRAGRVAGAGAAVSAFLTFGMTPLALTPQAHADDFGLDDLFDPSMWALPYDGIDWGSFVDPVAWSSLFDAAAFDATAGTAAADPFGLDAAFNSFMSDVNSWVSTNWIGTQFGDWVDTNVINPLGAAWASADSCGFICNGEAGTAADPDGQDGGWLFGNGGNGWDSTMAGVAGGNGGDANFWGDGGDGGDGGAGADGGDGGAGGSIFGSGGDGGSGGAGLAGSDGDNGVWGVAGSGGVDGAGQDGSDGGNGGAGGAGGAATGWLNFLGAHAGNGGAGGSGGSAGNGGDGALSNATHLNGGNGGDGGDVGKGGAGGAAGAGGGGKAGTAGADGTGGGNGGDGQNGFSPTTPGAAGGAGGNGGDGGSKGNGGSGGAGGDGAAGAAGQIGGAGGAGGDGGLGGALAGNGGNAGAGGQGGAGGDGAQGNTGTQGVAGVNNGAGGNGGAGGAGADGGAGGTGGNGGQAQAAGYSDGLNGDGGDGGAGGNAGAAGNGGDGAAGIWGVNGEYGDGSGGAGGNAGTPGTVAGNGGEGGAAGTGGIGGSAGNDGADGGVPTPGLAHGGAGGAGAAGNAAHLDGGHGGDGGTGGTYGNGGTGGEGGDGFQGVTGGVFSNGNGMVGGTGGKGGDGGQGGVAGTLAGSGGHGGNGGDGGTGGTGGTGANGEPGTGDDGGNGGDGGIGGGGGHGGDGGGVPVTNLTGGLGIGGNGGNGGNAGAGGNGGDGATNNTPGGDGGSGGNGGDAGTIGGAAGTHGQHGGSDGSAGGVSHVAGNGGNGAVGANNSGTGNDAGDGGDGGDGGAGGTLGQNGNGGDGANGGTGFNGANAGDGGDGGNTTIGNAGNGGDGGDALGLPTVGANGGNGGDGGKGGNSANFGNAGDGGDGGLGGSDNGGATGGNGGSGGDGGEITVVGHGNAGNGGDGADGGLGGVAGGQGGDGGDGGGNDGFSPGNAGNGGNAGNGGTGDGFNNGGVGTGGAGGTGGTGGNITWPGIHGDAGNGGNGGNGGLGTGVGGSGGDGGGAGAGGSTVGTGNGGNGGNGGSGGGGLNQAAGGNGQAGGGGGGAITGNGGGGGNGGSGGNSAGGVAGNSAAGGAGGNTTTGNGGNGGNGGNGGSGTAGNTNGTGGSIGGQGGTAVTGNGGDGGDGGAGGNGFGTGNAGPGANGGAGGATTTGNGGGGGDGGAGGDGGVSGFGGLGGTGGGGGATATGTGGSGGKGGNGGDTGFNSNTGVGSLGATGGGGGDGGDVSVQGNGGAAGDGGDGGAGGNGGPVAAGTAGHGGGTGGAAGAGGTGGDGAGTGNGGAGGNGGVGGLGGNGTDGNSGPSGPGQNGGDSGYGGAGGGGGTGGQALGSGDGGAGGNGGDGGKAGDAGNGSNATDANGSGGSGGNSGDGGIGGTGGTGGKADGTGTGGQGGLGGNGGQFGSGGNGGNGNGTGSGGNGGLGLNNGDYVGIVNGGNGGAGGDSVAGDGGAGGNGGNGGNGAAVAGNGGNGGDQAGAAGAGGTNAGGIGGKGGAGGNALGATGNGGAGGNGGKGGNGVATGGTGGNGGAATAVSPGADGGQGGAGGFAGLGGDGGNGGSAAGSGTGGAGGNGGDSGIAAGGGQGGNGGNASASQVAGAGGAGGAGGNVGYMPITPTGNGGTGGDSVNGDGGAGGNGGNVGSGGLGGNGGTGGEGNAGGGGQAAGDGGAGGTGGTGNAGGAGGDGGNTTGTTVSSTGSGGAGGNAGKSGGGGNGGTGGTGGAAAAGTGFGGDGGRGGDGGTAGGTNTGGDGGDANGTGNGGDGGTGSTGGAGGSGGAGGTGGAGVFGTGGGAGGNGGTGQDGGDGGDGGAGGDATNAALGGVGGHGGSGGAGGAVGGGGTGGTGTDGGGNGSGGSSGTTPGANGTAGPDGTPPPPA